In the Candidatus Aegiribacteria sp. genome, TGAGCGTGGAAAGCCTCACTGAACCGTCAAGGTGCATATGGAGGTCGGTTTTCGGAAGCTTCTTCAGCAGAGCGTGATTCATGTAAATTCCTTCCCGGATAAGTGATTCAGAAGAGTTCACCGAAAGCCATCTGCATGCCGGGTCCCTCAGGTGACACGGCAAAATCAAGTCTGAAAGTTCCTCCTCCAGGGATTATCACTCTCAGGCCTAGACCGCCGTCGAGGTGGAATCTGTTCCATCGTACTTCATCCAGATCGTCAGTTACCTGTCCTGCGTCACCGAAAAGAACGACTCCTATTTCAATTGTATTGCTTTCATCAATCTTGAATGAGAATAGTCTTTGCCGGAGTTCCAGATTGGCCAGAAGCGTCCATGAGCCTCCGAAGCGTCTGTCATGATATCCTCGCAGCCCCGATTTCCTGCCGAGACCGGGCAGGTATGGAAATGGAGTCTCCGAAGTTCCAAAATGCTTTTCTCCACGGATGCGGAAAGCGGGTGTTGTTGAATTTCCTATCGGAGTGAAAAATGCGAGAGCTGCTGCTGCGTTGGAATAGGAAAATCCGCTGCCCATCTGGTGTTCCATCTCAATTGAGGTATAACCTGTGATGAGTGATGGAAATAACCAATGAGCCTCGAACAAAGGCCCTGCGCTCCAGAGGGAGCCATAATCAGAGCATGGTGATTGTGCCCAGAGAGTATCTTCCAATCTGTCATATACTGTTGAATGGTTCACCCGTATACCGGTGGAAAGGGCAAAACCGGCTGCAGGACTGAATCCGTATATACCGGAAATACACTGCATCTGCCTGTCGTAGGAAGCGTTGACATCCTCGTCGCCGTCGTTTCCCCATCCGTAGAAAGAGGCGTCATTATCAACCCTGTATTCAGCTTTTATGTTCAAAATTCCGTTGTGCAGGGGGAAATTAAATTCCGGTTTTATAAATACGCTTCCATTTGTAAAGACCTGTGCCATGCAGTTGAAAGCAAAAGGATTGAACGGAGTTTTCATGTTATGGCTGACAACGCCGCCGAACATTACTCCTGAGTTGGGACTATAGCTTAAAAGGGGTAATACTCTCCATGCAAGAGTGGGTATGGAGAAGAGAACAAGAATTATTGAAATCAATATTCTGGCTGAAATTTTCATATGCTCCATCCTGAAGTTTAACCTTAAGTTTTTCCTGTACCGGTTCATGGATTATATTGCGCAAAATACAGAAAGTAGAGGTCTTTTGAAAACACCACTGATTGTTGTCCCAACTTACAACGAACTGGAAAACATTCGAAACCTGCTTCCCGTTCTGCTTGATCTTCAAATAAAGCCCGATATACTCGTGGTAGATGATCAAAGTCCGGATGGAACAGGAGAAGCAGTCCTGGAGCAGGAACATACTGGAAGAGTTCATCTTCTCAGTCGCCCTGAGAAAGCCGGTCTCGGCAAGGCGTATATTGAAGGATTCAAATGGGCACTGGAAAGGGATAAGTACGGTCCGATAATTCAGATGGATGCAGACTTTTCTCATAAACCTGATAGAGTGCCGGAACTTGTTAAAGCTCTTGATAATAACGATGTCGCTATTGGCTCAAGATATTGCAGTGGCGTAAATGTTGTCAACTGGCCCCTCTCGCGATTGCTGCTTTCCTGGTTCGCCAACAGGTATACGAAGGTGATAACCGGATTGCCGCTTGAGGATGCTACGGGAGGTTTCAAGGCTTTCAGAAGAGCAGCTCTTGAAAAACTTGATCTGAATTCAATAAAATCCGATGGGTACTCCTTCCAGATAGAGGTTTCATACAAGCTCTACAGAGCAGGATGCTCTATTACAGAGGTTCCCATCATTTTTGTGGACAGGCATGCCGGAACCTCCAAGATGACAAAAAGCATTGTATGGGAGGCTGTCTGGATGGTATGGCATCTCCGTTTTCCCTGGCTTTTCTGAGAGGAAGCTGCCTGTATGATTCCTTTCATTGCCATGTTACTTTCTGTTTCAATCATTCCGGATGATTGGGGTTTTGAAACATCCCAGAGTTATGTCACGTCAATTTTCGAGGATTCAGACGGTACGATGTGGTGTTCAACGTCAGGGGGGATTCTCCATTATGACCCCGATACAGGCTGGGATGATTCCATTGTCTATCCGGATGATTTACCATGGTACAAAACAAATGACCTGTATGTGTACGATTCTCTGTTATGGGTTGCTACAGCCGGCGGCGGTCTTGCGTTAAGACAGGGGGACTCCTGGCAGGTTTTCTCATCCTATGAGGGTATTCCGGGAAGCGGAGATGTGCATTCAGTTCACTGTGCCGGCGGATATACGTGGGTTGGTTCTGATGGAGGTCTGGCGCGGGGTAATGCTGCAGGCTTCCAGCAGTTGGACGAGTCCGCTACAGGTGGAGCTTTCAGGGCGGATGAAGTGATAGGAATATCGAGTGTTTCCGACATTCTGTTTCTGGCGACTGATAGAGGGGTATACTCGCTTGATCTTCTGGCAAGTCCCTTCAATCCCGATTCCTGGACCAGTCACGAGACGGCGACATCTAATCTTGGTATTTCGGACGTATACACGGTTTCAGCTGATTCCGTATTTGGTTTCGGTCCGGGCGGAATCGCGCAGATGATCAACCCTGACAGCTGGCTGGTTCTTCTCGATTTTTCAATGAGCGATGATTCCGTGGTTACCGGACTTCTCCTGACAGACGAAGGGCTTATTGCTTCCTGCATCGAAGTCAGAAGATTTATCGAAGAAGGTGTATGGGAGACATATGGAGAGGGATATCCCGTCAGTACTTTCTCATCCTGCCTCGGATCTGCATGTGACGAGATCTGGGTCGGGTACGGTCTTAACGATGTGAGTACAGAGAATTCTGGAAACGGACTCGGATATCTTGATAATGGAACATGGGTTTCGGTTCCTGTTTCCGGGATGGCGGGATCAAGCTGTTATCAGATAACTCTGGACAGCGACAATATGTATCTCGGCAGTCACAACGCAGGCCTGATGGTGTGTTATCCGGACAGTGGATGGAACACCTTCAATATGAATACAGTGAATATGCCCAGATCTCTCCGAACATATTCATCCGCGAAATCGTCCTGTCCGGGAATCTGGACGGGCAGTTATCATTACGGACTCACATGGATTAATGACAGAAACACATACTCCATGGAGGACGACACGGTCATTACATATGTTTCTGATTCTCTTTCCGATGTTTCTCCGGACGTGGTCCAGGTTATTGCTCCTCTTCTTAACAACCAGGTAGTAATGCTCTCTGTACAGAATGGAGCTCTCTGGATCGCACAGGAAGCCTTCTGGCAGTCACCTGATGAAATCAGCGGGATTGTAGCCGTGTCAGGTGATCCTGAATCCGGCAGTCTGGAGTGGACATCCAGAACAGATGCGGATGGACTTGCTGTTAAGAATATCCAGACACTGTATCCATGCGGTCAGGATAGCCTCTGGATTGCTTTCACCTCCAATGGAGGATGTCAGCTTCTTGTTCATGGAGGCAATCCTGTCGACAAATCACAGGATATCTGGTATCCTGGACATGGAGAGGTCTACGATACATCCTGGGGTCTTTCTTCCAGTCAGGTATTCTGTTTTGCCAGGGATAATGACGGCAATATCCTGGCCGGGACCGGAAGCGGCCTGTTTCGCTGGCAGGAAAACGCGTTCATTCAGATTTCAGGAATAAGCGGTTCAATAAAAACAATGCAGGTTGATAATAAAGGAAGAATCTGGTGCATGAGTGGAAGTTCAATCATATGCGTGGATGGCTCTGAGATCACTGAATTCACAACTTCCAATTCTCCATACATACCCACGAGCAGAGTCGAGAATGAGTTCAGTGTCTTTCAAGCGGATGCGTCCAAGCTGTATTTCTCATCGATAATAGGTCTCTGGACCCTTATCGTGCAGCAGGAAAGTGATGAAAACCCCGATTTGCTGTTCTACCCTCAACCGTTTCTTCCCGCTGAAGAAGAGCTTCGCATTTGCTGGACAGGTACTGACCGGCAGATTTCCGTGAAACTGTTTTCACTTGCCGGACAGTATCTGGGATGTATTCAGGCGGAGAGCTGGGAGGATTGGTCCTGGAATGGTTCATTAAGCGGTGAGGATGTGTCCTCCGGAGTTTATCTGGCTATTATAGAAACGGATGATATGGTGTTAAGAGCAAAGGTTGCAGTGGTAAGATGATAACGATCAGACATGCAGAAATATTTGATAGAGAGAAATGGACTAATTTTGTCCTGCGTTCGAATAACGGTACGGTGTTTCATCTTCCCGATTTTCTTGATTATCATCCTGAAGGCAGATTTCAGAATCATCATCTGATAGCTGAAAGCGGCAGCGAAATCGTATCGATTATTCCCGGTGCTCTCTCTGAGAGGGAAGATGGTGTCTGGTTCCGGTCCTATCCCGGTTCTTCGTACGGAGGCCCGGTGATGAACGATTCCCTTGGATTGAGGAAACTGGAAGAGTTGATTGACGCGCTGGAATCGT is a window encoding:
- a CDS encoding polyprenol monophosphomannose synthase, with amino-acid sequence MDYIAQNTESRGLLKTPLIVVPTYNELENIRNLLPVLLDLQIKPDILVVDDQSPDGTGEAVLEQEHTGRVHLLSRPEKAGLGKAYIEGFKWALERDKYGPIIQMDADFSHKPDRVPELVKALDNNDVAIGSRYCSGVNVVNWPLSRLLLSWFANRYTKVITGLPLEDATGGFKAFRRAALEKLDLNSIKSDGYSFQIEVSYKLYRAGCSITEVPIIFVDRHAGTSKMTKSIVWEAVWMVWHLRFPWLF